The following proteins are co-located in the Myxococcus fulvus genome:
- a CDS encoding class I SAM-dependent methyltransferase produces the protein MSRGSSPQEEAVRAIYGEIASAYEALFPVLSRYEDRVERFLADAVSPGCRVLDVGCGPGLHTKSLESSVHVVGTDLSPQMLDLARQARPSGEWYTHDYYQPFPTEWGRFQVALALGCLDFCDDLRRVLRHIADMLAPGGRLLFTALERRPGHEGHEAPTREVQTAGPAVTLHLYSFEETARAVTDAGLEPRAYVHAPGWVQLAEERTLWFGWWEVERR, from the coding sequence ATGTCCCGCGGTAGCAGTCCCCAGGAAGAAGCCGTCCGGGCCATCTACGGGGAGATTGCGTCCGCCTACGAGGCCCTCTTCCCCGTGCTGAGCCGGTACGAGGACCGCGTCGAGCGGTTCCTCGCGGACGCGGTGTCACCGGGCTGCAGGGTGCTCGACGTGGGCTGCGGACCGGGGCTGCACACCAAGAGCCTGGAGTCCTCCGTGCACGTGGTGGGCACGGACCTGTCGCCGCAGATGCTGGACCTGGCGCGACAGGCCCGTCCCTCGGGCGAGTGGTACACGCACGACTACTACCAGCCGTTCCCCACCGAGTGGGGGCGCTTCCAGGTGGCGCTGGCGTTGGGCTGTCTGGACTTCTGTGACGATTTGCGGCGCGTGCTGCGGCACATCGCGGACATGCTGGCGCCGGGTGGGCGGTTGTTGTTCACCGCGCTGGAGCGCAGGCCCGGCCACGAGGGACACGAGGCCCCCACGCGCGAGGTGCAGACGGCGGGGCCCGCGGTGACGCTGCACCTGTATTCCTTCGAGGAGACCGCGCGCGCCGTCACGGACGCGGGGCTCGAGCCGCGTGCCTACGTGCACGCCCCTGGGTGGGTGCAGCTCGCCGAGGAGCGGACCTTGTGGTTCGGTTGGTGGGAGGTCGAGCGTCGGTAG
- a CDS encoding MOSC domain-containing protein encodes MQTQTPRILSLHVGLPREFGTPGAADPMERPWTSGIHKEPVTGPVWLTRTGLTGDGQADLRVHGGPEKAVLAYAASHHAFWREQLGRDDLGPGAFGENWVVSGGAEESVCIGDVLKVGTALVQVSQPRQPCWKPARRWRHKELALLIQRTGRTGWYFRVLQEGEVRAGDALELVERPHPRFTVAFANQAMHEHRAEDAAALAACPLLTPKWRESLHRRAQGNRGDDAPRLTGPNSDG; translated from the coding sequence ATGCAGACCCAGACGCCCCGCATCCTCTCGCTTCACGTCGGCTTGCCTCGCGAGTTCGGCACGCCCGGCGCCGCCGACCCGATGGAGCGGCCGTGGACCAGCGGCATCCACAAGGAGCCCGTGACGGGGCCCGTGTGGCTCACCCGCACGGGGCTCACCGGTGACGGCCAGGCGGACCTGCGCGTGCACGGAGGCCCCGAGAAGGCCGTGCTCGCCTACGCCGCGTCACACCACGCCTTCTGGCGCGAGCAGCTCGGCCGCGACGATTTGGGCCCGGGCGCCTTCGGTGAGAACTGGGTCGTCTCCGGCGGCGCGGAGGAGAGCGTCTGCATCGGCGACGTGCTGAAGGTCGGCACCGCCCTCGTGCAGGTGTCCCAGCCGAGGCAGCCCTGCTGGAAGCCCGCGCGACGCTGGCGCCACAAGGAGCTGGCGCTGCTGATTCAGCGCACCGGCCGCACCGGCTGGTACTTCCGCGTCCTCCAGGAGGGTGAGGTCCGCGCGGGAGATGCGTTGGAGCTCGTGGAGCGTCCCCATCCCCGCTTCACCGTCGCCTTCGCCAACCAGGCCATGCACGAGCACCGGGCGGAGGACGCCGCGGCCCTGGCCGCGTGTCCCCTGCTCACCCCCAAGTGGCGCGAGTCCCTGCACCGCCGCGCACAGGGGAATCGGGGAGACGACGCCCCCCGGCTCACGGGGCCCAACAGCGACGGTTGA
- the bla gene encoding subclass B1 metallo-beta-lactamase — translation MNPRSLRVLVPLLALTQSCTSAPVRPTTAEAAREAGASEYTLAKDITVRRIAPGVWMHTTLSDEDFGLVPANGLIVEDGDGSLLVDTGWNQRQAEQLADWAANTLGKPVRAAVATHFHDDRTAGIPVLSARGIPVHGLEDTVRLAKERGKPVPTRAFTEVATLGPLELFFPGAGHAPDNIVVVHRDSQVMFGGCFVKDAAAKTLGNLGDAVVSAWPASLERVQTRYPDTRIIVPGHGAPGGPELLGHTRALLR, via the coding sequence ATGAACCCACGCTCGCTCCGCGTCCTCGTCCCCCTTCTCGCGCTGACGCAGTCCTGCACCTCGGCGCCCGTGCGTCCGACCACAGCGGAGGCCGCGCGTGAGGCAGGGGCGAGTGAGTACACGCTCGCGAAGGACATCACGGTGCGGCGCATCGCTCCGGGGGTCTGGATGCACACGACGCTCTCGGACGAGGACTTCGGCCTCGTTCCCGCCAACGGGCTCATCGTCGAGGACGGGGACGGCTCGCTGCTCGTGGACACGGGCTGGAATCAGCGGCAGGCCGAGCAGCTCGCCGACTGGGCCGCGAACACGCTGGGCAAGCCCGTCCGCGCGGCCGTGGCGACGCACTTCCACGACGACCGGACCGCGGGCATCCCCGTGCTCTCCGCCAGGGGCATCCCGGTGCACGGCCTGGAGGACACCGTGAGGCTCGCGAAGGAGCGCGGCAAGCCGGTGCCCACGCGCGCCTTCACGGAGGTCGCGACGCTCGGTCCGCTGGAGTTGTTCTTCCCCGGTGCGGGCCACGCGCCCGACAACATCGTGGTGGTGCACCGCGACAGTCAGGTGATGTTCGGCGGGTGCTTCGTGAAGGACGCGGCGGCGAAGACCCTGGGCAACCTGGGGGACGCGGTGGTCTCCGCGTGGCCCGCGAGCCTCGAGCGTGTGCAGACGCGCTATCCCGACACGCGCATCATCGTTCCGGGCCACGGTGCCCCGGGAGGCCCGGAGCTGCTCGGCCACACGCGCGCGCTGCTGCGCTGA
- a CDS encoding efflux RND transporter permease subunit: MQRVERGLGALAARSHRRPVLALGLAVLLAAVGGVLSLKLRLNANLVDLLPRSFESVQDLGELESRFGALGWVAVVGEGGDAASLRRFADDLAPQLEKLPGIRFVEKERTGAFFRDRALYFLSEEDLREVHRRLEARLTWERQRANPLYVPLVDEPEPSLDFSDLEAKYGGAAGQKLSGAKDDYYLDAKARRVVVLAKPETTSADLGYSRRIVDEVRALVDAQDLSRYGPGFRVDITGTFQKKLDQQQQIVRDIAVSSAVATALMLLYLLFHFRSPVAVGLVLTPVGAGLAWTYGLVALLYGQVNLLTGFLGAILGGLGVEHGIHLLGRYLQLRAQGEDSERATRESFTHTGGAALVSALVAALTFFVLGTSRFRAFREFGVIAGIGMLVLVAAYVLVLPALLGLTARLGWRPRHARVAPRESSMGRVLVRHRGVITAIAAVVLVGLFSQVPRVRFDYNFGTLEDQDLPSFVLDRQVNDIIGYSQTPVVVLTRDAREEHAMASALAQRQRERGKDSTIDFVASLSSLVPQDQPRKQAVLRDIHALLENVPEERLSAEQRAQVAELRRQTQAQPFTLADLPASVRQQFTGREGTAGGFVLVYPAVNQSDGQAVRALAREIRGVTPPGGGRVSAAGESMVMADILDMVTHEAPLILGGATLAVLLAMWMTLGGLRMAVLCLLPTVVSLLALIGLMPVVGLEFNYLNILIIPVLIGTTVDAGVHLLTRLASPGSDFVAVYSETGRAIAGGLLTSAMGFGALFLARHPGLNSVGALASLGFATNLLVMLVAFPALLLVLTARGHRKRRARLDSEVKERAAAGGTGPEHATP, encoded by the coding sequence ATGCAGCGCGTGGAGCGGGGCCTCGGTGCCCTGGCCGCGCGCAGCCACCGGCGGCCGGTGCTCGCGCTGGGCCTGGCGGTGCTGCTCGCGGCGGTGGGAGGGGTGCTGTCGCTCAAGCTCCGCCTCAACGCCAATCTGGTGGACCTGCTTCCCCGCTCCTTCGAGAGCGTGCAGGACCTGGGGGAGCTGGAGTCGCGCTTCGGCGCGCTCGGCTGGGTGGCGGTGGTGGGCGAGGGAGGCGACGCCGCGTCGCTGCGCCGCTTCGCCGATGACCTGGCGCCGCAGTTGGAGAAGCTGCCGGGCATCCGCTTCGTGGAGAAGGAGCGCACGGGCGCCTTCTTCCGCGACAGGGCGCTCTACTTCCTGTCGGAAGAGGACCTGAGGGAGGTCCACCGTCGGCTCGAGGCGCGGCTGACGTGGGAGCGGCAGCGGGCCAATCCGCTCTACGTGCCGCTGGTGGATGAGCCGGAGCCGTCGCTCGACTTCTCCGACCTGGAGGCGAAGTACGGCGGCGCGGCCGGACAGAAGCTGTCGGGCGCCAAGGACGACTACTACCTGGACGCGAAGGCCAGGCGCGTCGTCGTGCTGGCCAAGCCGGAGACGACGTCCGCGGACCTGGGCTACTCGCGGCGAATCGTGGACGAGGTGCGCGCGCTGGTCGACGCGCAGGACCTGTCCAGGTACGGCCCCGGCTTCCGGGTGGACATCACCGGCACCTTCCAGAAGAAGCTGGACCAGCAGCAACAGATTGTCCGCGACATCGCCGTGTCGTCCGCCGTGGCCACGGCGCTGATGCTGCTCTACCTGCTCTTCCACTTCCGCAGCCCCGTGGCGGTGGGGTTGGTGCTGACGCCGGTGGGCGCGGGGCTCGCGTGGACGTACGGGCTGGTCGCGCTCCTGTATGGACAGGTGAATCTGTTGACGGGCTTCCTGGGCGCCATCCTCGGGGGCCTGGGCGTCGAGCACGGCATCCACCTCTTGGGCCGCTATCTCCAGCTGCGCGCGCAGGGAGAGGACTCCGAGCGGGCCACGCGCGAGTCCTTCACGCACACGGGCGGCGCGGCGCTGGTGTCCGCGCTGGTGGCGGCGCTCACCTTCTTCGTGCTGGGCACGTCCCGCTTCCGAGCGTTCCGCGAGTTCGGCGTCATCGCCGGCATCGGCATGCTGGTGCTCGTCGCGGCGTACGTGCTGGTGCTGCCGGCGCTGCTGGGGCTGACGGCGCGCCTCGGCTGGCGTCCGCGACACGCGCGCGTCGCGCCACGCGAGTCCTCGATGGGCCGGGTGCTGGTGCGCCACCGCGGGGTCATCACCGCCATCGCCGCGGTGGTGCTGGTGGGGCTCTTCTCCCAGGTGCCTCGGGTGCGCTTCGACTACAACTTCGGGACGCTCGAGGACCAGGACCTGCCGTCGTTCGTGCTCGACAGACAGGTCAACGACATCATCGGCTACTCGCAGACGCCCGTGGTGGTGCTCACGCGGGACGCGCGGGAGGAGCACGCGATGGCGTCCGCGCTCGCCCAGCGGCAGCGGGAGCGGGGCAAGGACTCCACCATCGACTTCGTGGCCTCGCTGTCCTCGCTGGTGCCCCAGGACCAGCCGAGGAAACAGGCCGTGCTGCGCGACATCCACGCGCTGCTCGAGAACGTCCCGGAGGAGCGGCTCTCCGCGGAGCAGCGCGCGCAGGTGGCGGAGCTGCGCCGGCAGACCCAGGCACAGCCCTTCACGCTCGCGGACCTGCCGGCGAGCGTGCGGCAGCAGTTCACCGGACGCGAGGGGACGGCGGGTGGCTTCGTGCTGGTGTACCCGGCGGTGAACCAATCGGACGGCCAGGCCGTGCGAGCGCTGGCGCGCGAGATTCGCGGCGTCACGCCCCCCGGAGGTGGACGCGTGTCCGCGGCGGGCGAGTCCATGGTGATGGCGGACATCCTGGACATGGTGACGCACGAGGCGCCGCTCATCCTCGGGGGCGCGACGCTGGCGGTGCTGCTCGCCATGTGGATGACATTGGGCGGGCTGCGCATGGCGGTGCTGTGCCTGCTGCCCACGGTGGTCTCATTGCTGGCCTTGATTGGACTGATGCCGGTGGTGGGGTTGGAGTTCAACTATCTGAACATCCTCATCATCCCGGTGCTCATCGGGACCACGGTGGACGCGGGCGTGCATCTGCTGACACGGCTGGCGTCGCCGGGCAGCGACTTCGTGGCGGTGTACTCGGAGACGGGGCGTGCGATTGCGGGCGGCCTGCTGACGAGCGCCATGGGGTTCGGCGCGCTCTTCCTGGCCAGGCATCCAGGCCTGAACTCGGTGGGGGCACTGGCCAGTCTGGGATTCGCCACCAATCTACTGGTCATGCTGGTGGCGTTCCCCGCGCTGCTGTTGGTCCTGACGGCGCGGGGGCACCGCAAGCGGCGAGCGCGGTTGGACTCGGAGGTGAAGGAGAGGGCGGCGGCGGGGGGCACGGGGCCCGAGCACGCGACGCCTTGA
- a CDS encoding nuclear transport factor 2 family protein — protein MMTEEDILAAEETLRRAMLASDVDMLDQLLSEDLVFVNHLGQVFDKDADLEGHGSGALRLTRLELGEPVIRFLSAGAVVVVQASVAGQSAGADFAAQLRYTRVWQWVDERPQVVAGHCTVITGASN, from the coding sequence ATGATGACGGAAGAAGACATCCTGGCGGCGGAGGAGACCCTGCGCCGGGCCATGCTCGCCAGCGACGTGGACATGCTCGACCAGCTCCTCTCCGAGGACCTCGTCTTCGTCAATCACCTGGGACAGGTCTTCGACAAGGACGCGGACCTGGAGGGGCATGGCTCGGGCGCGCTGCGCCTCACCCGGCTGGAGCTGGGGGAGCCGGTCATCCGGTTCCTGTCCGCGGGCGCGGTGGTCGTCGTGCAGGCGTCCGTCGCGGGCCAATCCGCGGGCGCCGACTTCGCCGCGCAGCTGCGCTACACGCGCGTCTGGCAGTGGGTGGACGAGCGTCCCCAGGTCGTCGCGGGCCATTGCACCGTCATCACCGGCGCTTCGAACTGA
- a CDS encoding Erp protein: protein MAGTLALGTACSATEAPVMVAQADPSTTTSEPATGGSGTTTTTPSPTTTDPMTQDPTQSAPGTVPSTPDTNPGSTTTMPGDTTTAPGSTSTAPGSMPTFDGDAGMGGSGPTTVPGPADDNASGTFTPPAGGSVLDGGTY, encoded by the coding sequence ATGGCGGGGACCCTGGCGCTGGGCACGGCTTGCAGCGCGACGGAAGCTCCGGTGATGGTGGCCCAGGCGGACCCCAGCACGACGACGAGTGAGCCGGCGACGGGCGGCTCGGGCACGACGACGACGACGCCCAGCCCCACCACGACGGACCCGATGACGCAGGACCCGACGCAGTCGGCGCCGGGCACGGTGCCGAGCACGCCGGACACGAACCCGGGCAGCACCACGACGATGCCGGGTGACACCACGACGGCCCCGGGCAGCACGTCCACGGCGCCGGGCAGCATGCCCACGTTCGACGGCGACGCGGGCATGGGCGGCTCCGGCCCCACGACGGTGCCGGGCCCCGCGGACGACAACGCGTCCGGCACCTTCACGCCGCCCGCGGGTGGCTCGGTGCTGGACGGCGGCACGTACTGA
- the glgX gene encoding glycogen debranching protein GlgX: MSREVWPGKPWPRGATFDGTGVNFAVFSQAATRIEVCLFDPANPTREIERFTLPEATDFVHHGYVPGLEPGALYGLRVHGPYEPAKGHRCNPHKLLVDPYAKALYGEVDWKQPVFGYPLGHAQQDLARDERDSAAGVPKSVVVSDYFDWGNDRRPEIPWRKTVIYEAHVRGLTMRHPEVPEHLRGTYAGLASPPIIEHLKKLGVTSVELLPIHAFADDSFLDDKKLSNFWGYNTLGFFAPEQYYASRKTPGSAVAEFKAMVRALHAAGLEVILDVVYNHTCEGNHLGPTLSLKGIDNASYYWLMPDARYYLDFTGCGNSVNASNPNGARLIVDSLRYWVDEMHVDGFRFDLATVLGRTGEGGFDPRAALFQILQQDPVLSRVKLIAEPWDVGLGGYQVGGFPAPWREWNGKYRDALRRYWKGDENLAGEVGYRLTGNSDLYAEARRKPQASINFVTAHDGFTLHDLVTYSHKHNEANGEHNRDGADDNQSWNCGVEGETDDASVVSLRERQKRNLLASLFMSTGVPMIVAGDEMGRTQQGNNNAYCQDNELSWVDWSLDERRQKLLAFTQKLIHFRHRQPVLQRRRYFKGAHLWDSEHKDLAWFRPDGSEMGEEDWQKPFVRSLAFLLGGDAIPTPDERGQRIIGDALLVLLNAHHEPVAYTLPALTDGQKWELELYTADDAKGAEKIPAQGRFELEGRSMAVFRQVER; the protein is encoded by the coding sequence ATGAGCAGGGAGGTCTGGCCGGGCAAACCCTGGCCGCGCGGCGCCACGTTCGATGGCACCGGAGTCAACTTCGCCGTCTTCTCCCAGGCGGCGACCCGCATCGAGGTCTGCCTCTTCGACCCGGCGAACCCGACGCGCGAAATCGAACGGTTCACGCTGCCGGAGGCGACGGACTTCGTCCACCACGGCTACGTCCCCGGCCTGGAGCCCGGCGCGCTCTACGGCCTGCGGGTGCACGGCCCCTACGAGCCCGCCAAGGGCCACCGCTGCAATCCGCACAAGCTGCTGGTGGACCCGTACGCCAAGGCCCTGTACGGCGAGGTGGACTGGAAGCAGCCGGTCTTCGGCTATCCGCTGGGACATGCGCAGCAGGATTTGGCGCGCGACGAGCGCGACAGCGCGGCGGGCGTGCCCAAGAGCGTGGTGGTGAGCGACTACTTCGACTGGGGCAATGACCGCCGGCCGGAGATTCCCTGGCGCAAGACGGTCATCTACGAGGCCCACGTGCGCGGCCTCACCATGCGCCACCCGGAGGTGCCCGAGCACCTGCGCGGCACGTACGCGGGCCTGGCCTCGCCGCCCATCATCGAGCATCTGAAGAAGCTGGGCGTCACGTCGGTGGAGCTCCTGCCCATCCACGCCTTCGCGGACGACTCGTTCCTGGACGACAAGAAGCTGTCCAACTTCTGGGGCTACAACACGCTCGGCTTCTTCGCGCCGGAGCAGTACTACGCGAGCCGCAAGACGCCGGGCAGCGCGGTGGCCGAGTTCAAGGCCATGGTGCGCGCGCTGCACGCCGCGGGGCTCGAGGTCATCCTCGACGTGGTCTACAACCACACGTGCGAGGGCAACCACCTGGGGCCCACGCTGTCGCTCAAGGGCATCGACAACGCCAGCTACTACTGGCTGATGCCGGACGCGCGCTACTACCTGGACTTCACCGGGTGCGGCAACAGCGTCAACGCGTCCAACCCGAACGGCGCGCGGCTCATCGTCGACAGCCTGCGCTACTGGGTGGACGAGATGCACGTGGATGGCTTCCGCTTCGACCTGGCCACGGTGCTGGGACGCACGGGCGAGGGCGGCTTCGACCCGAGGGCGGCGCTGTTCCAGATCCTCCAGCAGGACCCGGTGCTCAGCCGGGTGAAGCTCATCGCGGAGCCGTGGGACGTGGGGCTCGGCGGCTACCAGGTGGGCGGCTTCCCCGCGCCGTGGCGCGAGTGGAACGGCAAGTACCGCGACGCGCTGAGGCGCTACTGGAAGGGCGACGAGAACCTCGCCGGCGAGGTGGGCTACCGGCTCACGGGCAACTCGGATTTGTACGCGGAGGCGCGGCGCAAGCCGCAGGCGAGCATCAACTTCGTCACCGCGCACGACGGCTTCACGCTGCACGACCTGGTCACGTACAGCCACAAGCACAACGAGGCCAACGGCGAGCACAACCGCGACGGCGCGGACGACAACCAGTCCTGGAACTGCGGCGTGGAGGGGGAGACGGACGACGCGAGCGTCGTCTCGCTGCGCGAGCGCCAGAAGAGAAATCTCCTGGCCTCGCTGTTCATGTCCACCGGCGTGCCGATGATTGTCGCGGGCGACGAGATGGGGCGCACGCAGCAGGGCAACAACAACGCCTACTGCCAGGACAACGAGCTGTCGTGGGTGGACTGGTCGCTGGACGAGCGGCGCCAGAAGCTGCTCGCCTTCACGCAGAAGCTCATCCACTTCCGTCACCGGCAGCCGGTGCTGCAGCGCCGCCGCTACTTCAAGGGCGCGCACCTGTGGGACTCCGAGCACAAGGACCTGGCGTGGTTCCGTCCGGACGGCTCGGAGATGGGCGAGGAGGACTGGCAGAAGCCCTTCGTGCGCTCGCTGGCGTTCCTGCTCGGCGGTGACGCCATCCCCACGCCGGACGAGCGCGGCCAGCGCATCATCGGCGACGCGCTGCTGGTGCTGCTCAACGCCCACCACGAGCCGGTGGCCTACACGCTGCCCGCGCTCACGGACGGGCAGAAGTGGGAGCTGGAGCTGTACACGGCGGACGATGCGAAGGGCGCGGAGAAGATACCGGCCCAGGGCAGGTTCGAGCTGGAGGGGCGCTCGATGGCGGTGTTCCGGCAGGTGGAGCGCTGA
- a CDS encoding aldo/keto reductase, with protein sequence MPLNHYVTLGRSGLRVSPLCLGAMTFGEDLGWGSSVEESQQIIDRYIELGGNFIDTANFYTKSHSEKILGDHVGRHPSRRDRLVLATKFSGNLYPGDPNGGGSGRKSIIAAAENSLRRLQTDYIDLYWLHNWDIHTPIEETMAALEDLVRAGKVRYLGVSDTPAWKIAQANVMAHFRGWSSFIGLQIEYSLLERSVEQELVPMALELGLGITPWSPLKSGALSGKYTRANAGQQKGDRGAFVESYLNEKTYALVDALGVIAKEQGSTIARVALAWVQAQPGVSSTIIGARRLSQLEDNVGALEVKLSAEQLGRLDALSKPTFGFPQSMQPIFPAIHNGGTTVNGVFMEPSPFGVVKGEKPY encoded by the coding sequence ATGCCTCTCAACCACTACGTGACGCTGGGCCGCTCGGGCCTGCGCGTGAGCCCGCTGTGCCTTGGTGCCATGACGTTCGGTGAAGACCTCGGCTGGGGGTCCAGCGTGGAGGAGTCCCAGCAAATCATCGACCGCTACATCGAGCTCGGCGGCAACTTCATCGACACGGCCAACTTCTACACGAAGAGCCACTCCGAGAAGATTCTCGGCGACCACGTCGGCCGCCATCCCTCCCGGCGGGACCGGCTGGTCCTCGCGACGAAGTTCAGCGGGAATCTGTACCCGGGGGACCCGAACGGCGGCGGCTCGGGCCGCAAGTCCATCATCGCGGCCGCCGAGAACTCGCTGCGCCGCCTGCAGACCGACTACATCGACCTCTACTGGCTTCACAACTGGGACATCCACACGCCGATTGAAGAGACCATGGCCGCGCTCGAGGACCTGGTGCGCGCCGGCAAGGTCCGCTACCTCGGCGTCTCCGACACGCCCGCGTGGAAGATCGCCCAGGCCAACGTGATGGCCCACTTCCGTGGGTGGTCCTCGTTCATCGGACTGCAAATCGAATACTCCCTGCTCGAGCGCAGCGTGGAGCAGGAGCTGGTGCCCATGGCGCTGGAGCTCGGGCTCGGTATCACCCCGTGGTCCCCGCTCAAGAGCGGCGCGCTCAGCGGCAAGTACACCCGCGCGAACGCCGGTCAGCAGAAGGGTGACCGCGGCGCCTTCGTGGAGTCGTACCTGAACGAGAAGACCTACGCCCTCGTCGACGCGCTCGGCGTCATCGCCAAGGAGCAGGGGAGCACCATCGCGCGGGTCGCGCTCGCCTGGGTGCAGGCGCAGCCGGGCGTGAGCTCGACCATCATCGGCGCCCGGCGCTTGTCTCAGCTCGAGGACAACGTGGGCGCCCTCGAGGTGAAGCTGAGCGCCGAGCAGCTTGGCCGGCTCGACGCGCTCAGCAAGCCGACCTTCGGGTTCCCCCAGAGCATGCAGCCCATCTTCCCCGCCATCCACAACGGCGGCACGACGGTGAACGGCGTCTTCATGGAGCCGTCCCCGTTCGGTGTCGTGAAGGGCGAGAAGCCCTACTGA
- a CDS encoding MarR family winged helix-turn-helix transcriptional regulator yields the protein MSKIDPARIWSLNHRLLMSVIASVASDIAALGVETKELFVLAEVDEHPYPAELAASLCIPKPSVTLYVKRLEAAGFLRREIDTADLRRHRLQLTSAGRKVMQQGTTLLSEAFGTKLGRLTAAQQAELRALLEKMS from the coding sequence ATGTCGAAAATCGACCCGGCGAGAATCTGGTCGTTGAACCACCGGCTGTTGATGTCGGTGATAGCCAGTGTCGCCTCCGACATCGCGGCGTTGGGCGTGGAGACGAAGGAGCTGTTCGTGCTGGCGGAGGTGGACGAGCACCCCTACCCGGCCGAGCTGGCGGCGTCCCTGTGCATCCCCAAGCCCTCGGTGACGCTCTATGTGAAGCGGCTCGAGGCCGCGGGCTTCCTGCGCCGTGAAATTGATACCGCGGACCTGCGGCGTCACCGGCTGCAGCTCACCTCGGCCGGCCGCAAGGTCATGCAGCAGGGGACGACGCTGCTCTCGGAGGCGTTCGGCACGAAGCTCGGACGGCTGACCGCCGCCCAGCAGGCGGAGCTGCGGGCCCTGCTGGAGAAGATGAGCTGA